Proteins encoded within one genomic window of Sphaerisporangium krabiense:
- a CDS encoding GNAT family N-acetyltransferase, giving the protein MADTVTLRAFTEDDLGFLDRLGRDPDAAGSFLWTGFTDPRARRRRWEEDGYVSPHSTALAVQLADGTVAGLVSWQASGVAAHNLGARYEIGAALLPEHRGRGIGALAQRALVDHLFRYTRVHRLEAFTESGNLAERKTLERVGFTLEGVLRHTHFRDGAWRDAAVYALIRDDGPA; this is encoded by the coding sequence GTGGCGGACACCGTGACGTTGCGCGCGTTCACCGAAGACGACCTCGGGTTCCTCGATCGCCTCGGCCGCGATCCCGACGCCGCCGGCTCCTTTCTGTGGACCGGGTTCACCGATCCCCGGGCCCGCCGCCGTCGCTGGGAGGAGGACGGCTACGTCAGCCCCCACTCCACCGCGCTCGCCGTGCAGCTGGCGGACGGGACCGTGGCGGGCCTGGTGAGCTGGCAGGCGAGCGGCGTGGCCGCCCACAACCTCGGGGCCAGGTACGAGATCGGCGCCGCGCTGCTGCCCGAGCACCGGGGGAGGGGCATCGGCGCGCTGGCCCAGCGCGCGCTCGTGGACCACCTGTTCAGGTACACGCGCGTACATCGGCTGGAGGCGTTCACCGAGAGCGGCAACCTCGCCGAGCGCAAGACGCTGGAGCGCGTGGGCTTCACCCTGGAAGGCGTGCTGCGTCACACGCACTTCCGGGACGGCGCCTGGCGCGACGCGGCGGTCTACGCGCTGATCCGCGACGACGGCCCCGCGTAG